One window of Priestia filamentosa genomic DNA carries:
- a CDS encoding glycine betaine uptake BCCT transporter, with the protein MNNKVTGVFWWSVFVTLAVVIWGAVAPDNFGSIIGNARSFLTSDFGWYYLLIVSLFLIICIALGMSKYGKIKLGSPDSKPDYSTPTWFAMLFSAGMGTGLVFWGAAEPISHFMTSTPEGAETGTSEAARDALRYTFFHWGLHAWGIYGIVALALAYFKFRHGKPGLISATLSPILGKKAEGPIGKIIDVIAIFATVVGVATTLGLGAIQINGGLSFLTGISKSFGTQVIIIVIVTILFMISAWSGLSKGIKILSNANLGLATLLLLVVLFLGPTVYILNMFVDTLGSYIQNLPQMSFRLSPLNEENRGWIDSWTIYYWAWWIAWSPFVGLFIARVSKGRSIREFVFGVLFVPAIVSMLWFAVFGTSAIDVQQKGLASLQNLPTENVLFGTLQQFPLGTIAIIIGLCLIGTFFITSADSATFVLGMQSTNGSLNPSGNVKLTWGFLQAAVALVLLYSGGETALTNLQNMLILAAFPFSIIMIMMTASLIKALGKDYKQVKKGNKTKKVS; encoded by the coding sequence ATGAATAATAAAGTCACTGGCGTTTTTTGGTGGTCAGTATTTGTTACACTGGCTGTAGTCATATGGGGAGCAGTAGCGCCTGATAACTTTGGAAGCATTATAGGGAATGCTCGTTCTTTCCTTACTTCTGATTTTGGATGGTATTATCTGTTGATTGTATCCCTGTTTTTAATTATTTGTATTGCATTAGGGATGAGTAAATACGGTAAAATTAAGTTAGGGAGTCCAGATAGTAAACCAGATTACAGTACTCCAACATGGTTCGCCATGTTATTTAGTGCTGGGATGGGAACAGGACTTGTTTTCTGGGGTGCAGCAGAACCAATTAGTCACTTTATGACAAGCACACCAGAAGGAGCAGAAACAGGAACAAGTGAAGCAGCACGTGATGCATTACGCTATACATTTTTCCACTGGGGTCTTCACGCTTGGGGAATTTATGGTATTGTAGCATTAGCTCTTGCTTATTTTAAATTCCGTCACGGTAAACCAGGTCTCATTAGTGCTACCTTATCTCCAATTCTAGGTAAAAAGGCAGAAGGACCAATTGGTAAAATCATTGACGTTATTGCTATTTTTGCTACAGTTGTAGGGGTAGCCACAACTTTAGGGTTAGGTGCTATCCAAATTAATGGGGGACTGTCATTCTTAACAGGAATTTCTAAGAGCTTTGGAACCCAAGTTATTATTATTGTGATTGTTACCATTTTATTCATGATTTCAGCATGGAGTGGTTTAAGTAAAGGAATCAAGATTTTAAGTAATGCTAACTTAGGATTAGCTACTCTTTTACTTTTAGTAGTACTTTTCTTAGGACCAACAGTTTATATTTTAAACATGTTTGTAGACACGTTAGGTTCTTATATTCAGAATCTGCCACAGATGAGCTTTAGATTGTCGCCTTTAAATGAAGAAAATCGCGGATGGATTGATTCATGGACAATTTATTACTGGGCTTGGTGGATTGCATGGAGTCCGTTTGTTGGATTATTTATCGCACGTGTATCAAAAGGTCGTTCCATTCGTGAATTTGTATTTGGAGTTCTATTTGTACCTGCTATTGTCAGCATGCTCTGGTTTGCTGTATTTGGTACAAGTGCGATTGATGTGCAACAAAAGGGGTTAGCTTCTTTACAAAACCTTCCAACTGAAAATGTTCTTTTTGGAACTCTACAACAATTCCCATTGGGGACAATTGCCATTATTATTGGACTCTGCTTAATCGGAACATTCTTTATTACATCTGCCGATTCTGCAACATTTGTACTAGGTATGCAATCAACAAATGGATCATTAAATCCAAGTGGTAATGTAAAATTAACATGGGGCTTTTTACAAGCAGCAGTAGCGCTTGTACTTCTTTATTCTGGAGGAGAAACAGCGTTAACTAACTTACAGAACATGCTGATTCTCGCAGCATTCCCGTTCTCGATTATTATGATTATGATGACAGCTTCGCTTATTAAAGCACTAGGTAAAGATTATAAGCAAGTGAAAAAAGGTAATAAAACGAAAAAAGTATCATAA